The Kordia sp. SMS9 DNA window TACGTGGAGCATTGATGAAGATTTGTTTGATGGTGTGAGCGATCAAATACCAACACAAGATTTGCCTGAAACCACCGAAATTACCATTCCGAAGTTACAATTTGGAGTGGCGCGTAGTTTTACCTTTAATTATGATTATACGCTTACCGCAGAAGTAGACATGATCATGCGTTTTGCAGAAACCAACGATATCATTTCTACAGGTTTTGCGAGTGTAACACCTGCGGTTGGATTGCAATTTGCCTATACAGATTTAGTATTTGTAAGAGCTGGCGTTGGAAATTTCCAAAATGAAAACAATTTTGGTTCTGAATCGTTAACGTTTCAACCCAACTTAGGAATTGGTTTTAAATACAAAGGAATTCAAATTGATTATGCGCTGACCGATATTGGCGATCAAAGTGCGGCTGTGTACTCAAATGTCTTTTCATTAAAAATTGATTGGAGTTTATTTCGTTAGTAGAATGCTCATTCATTCTCACACCAAAAATCTACTTTAACACAAAAATAACAAGCTTGTTGTTTCATCTCACAAATAAAAAGTAATATTTTTAACGGATGAAAAAACTCGTATTTCTTCTATTTTTTTTCTTGGGAATTGCCTTTGGACAACAAACTTCTCAAATTAAGCTTTCGTCAGAAGCGACTTTTTCAGTAATTACCTGCGGTCCTGGTTCAGAATTGTATTCTACCTTCGGACACAACGCGTTTCGCTTAAAAGATCCTGTATACAACTATGATGTGGTGTATAATTATGGAACGTTTGACTTTAATACGCCATTTTTCTACATCAAATTTGCGCGCGGAAAACTGCCATATCAATTGGGAAGAACGAGTTTTAAAAAGTTTGTATATGCATATAAATATGAAAAACGCTGGGTAAAAGAACAAGTGTTAAATTTAACACCTGAACAAAACAAAACACTTCTCGCCTTTTTAGAAGAAAATTACAAAGAAGAAAACCGATCGTACAAATATGATTTTTTCTATAACAATTGCGCGACGAAAATTAGAGAAATTATCACTAAAAATTTTGACGAAACTATTGTTTTTCCAGAAGATCACATTACAGCAGATAAAACCTTTCGCGATTTAATTTACGATTACGTTACCAAAAATTCTTGGTCTAGTTTCGGAATTGATATTGCTTTGGGTGCCGTTATCGACAGAGAAGCAACACCGTTGGAATATGAATTCCTGCCAGATTATGTGTTTGAAACGTTTAAACATGCAACATTAAAAGACGGTTCGCCATTGGTGACAGCCGTAAATGTCATCTTAGAAGAACCCAATAACAAACAAGATTCAAGTAGTTTTTTGTTGAGTCCGTATGTAATTTTCACGATTTTAATGTTGATTGTTCTTGTCATTACTGCATTCGATCTTAAAAACAAAAAACGCACGCGTTGGTTAGATGCTTTCCTCTTCCTATTTACAGGATTAGGCGGTATAATGATTTTGTTACTTTGGTTTGCCACTGATCATTCCATGACCGTATACAATTGGAATGTTTTATGGCTCATGCCGATCAATCTATTGTTTATTCGTAAATTCTTGCTAAAACGCAAAGAATGCAAAGATTTGTGGAAACATTCGGCAACACTGATCACTTTGATCATTATCATGCTATTTTTGTGGTTGCTTAACCTTCAGATATTTGCCTTTGCAGCAATTCCGTTATTAATTATGCTTTTGGTTCGCTATGCGTATGTGACGTATTATTTTTTGAACTGTAAAGAAAATAAAGACATATCTTTCATCGGATCAAAATCATAAACAAACTATTGCTGTTCCAAATCACATTCAGGTTGCAGCCCCGGAATTGTTTGACATCCTGGACATAAAGGAAGTGCTGATTTCGTTCGATTATGCACACTACTATCTTTGATGCCACCTTGTATTTGCGACATGAATGCAGCGATTGACTTCTTGTTCAAACGCAATTCTTTTAAATTTGATTTTTTCATGGTATAAAATTTTATGTACTTTAAAAATAAGCAATAAAATATACATTTGGTTAAGGGAAAACCGTAGAATAGTAATGAGTATTGAGATAGCAGAATTGAGATACAACTTCAAAGTACATCTCGTTAGCTCTATTGAGCGGAGTCGAAATACAATTTTTCTTCAATTTACTCGAAAAATCAAAATATGGTTATTGTAAGTTTTGTATTTATCAAGAAACAGATTGCCACACATTTTTTCAAAATGCTCGCAAAGACGTTTCATAGGTATCTAATAATCTAACAGTCTAAAAAAACCTATCGTCCCCGATAAAACAACACCGTACTCAACGTTTTGACAATAATGTTTAAATCTATAAAGAAACCGCGATGTTTTATATAATACAAGTCGTATTGAAGTTTGCGCAAACTGTCTTCTACAGAAGCACCGTAATCGGTTTTTACTTGCGCCCAACCTGTGACGCCAGGTTTTACAACGTGACGAATTTCATAAAAAGTTAAATCCTTAGAAAGCTGTTTTACAAATGCTGGACGTTCTGGACGTGGACCAATCATGCTCATTTCGCCTTTTAAGACGTTGATAAACTGTGGCACTTCATCCAAACGTGATTTTCGTAGAAATTTTCCAAATTTGGTAATACGAGCATCATTTTTTGTTGCCCAAACAGCACCATCTTTCTCAGCATTTACAACCATACTTCGAAGTTTGTAGATTTTAAACGGCACACCATTCTTCCCGACACGTTCTTGTGTGTATAATAATGGACCACGATTTCCAATCAAGTTTCCAATTAAAATAAAAGGAATAAAAATCAAGCTAACCAACAATCCCAATATGGCAGAAACAATATCAAAAAAGCGATGAAAGAACAAATACAATTTGTTTTGATTGCTTCGGCTGAACGGAAAATATTTGTAAAAATCCTTTGCGATGTATTGTACAGGCACGCGAAACGTCAATTCTTCATACACTTGAATGTATTCTTTGATTGGCAATCCAGTTTCCAACAATCTGATCAAACTGTCAAATAAAGCTTTGCTGAGTTCTTCACGCGGATTA harbors:
- a CDS encoding DUF4105 domain-containing protein, with the protein product MKKLVFLLFFFLGIAFGQQTSQIKLSSEATFSVITCGPGSELYSTFGHNAFRLKDPVYNYDVVYNYGTFDFNTPFFYIKFARGKLPYQLGRTSFKKFVYAYKYEKRWVKEQVLNLTPEQNKTLLAFLEENYKEENRSYKYDFFYNNCATKIREIITKNFDETIVFPEDHITADKTFRDLIYDYVTKNSWSSFGIDIALGAVIDREATPLEYEFLPDYVFETFKHATLKDGSPLVTAVNVILEEPNNKQDSSSFLLSPYVIFTILMLIVLVITAFDLKNKKRTRWLDAFLFLFTGLGGIMILLLWFATDHSMTVYNWNVLWLMPINLLFIRKFLLKRKECKDLWKHSATLITLIIIMLFLWLLNLQIFAFAAIPLLIMLLVRYAYVTYYFLNCKENKDISFIGSKS
- a CDS encoding sugar transferase, with amino-acid sequence MASTSNMHFEISERKLLLRIVDVLTLLFGLYVVSNVFDFDYFRFTQERWSWSLVLIVYYVLFSTILELYDLQKSSRYDSTFQGIILSVSITVLCYLLTPFLTPELPENRLQILYFFLAISVSIFLWRCAYIFFISSPRFFKNILIIGNTEEIKIMSDAINRNTKYFKIVGYINSNPAQKSDISLDDLEEITNLDLGVVTQEKYVSEIIIASNPREELSKALFDSLIRLLETGLPIKEYIQVYEELTFRVPVQYIAKDFYKYFPFSRSNQNKLYLFFHRFFDIVSAILGLLVSLIFIPFILIGNLIGNRGPLLYTQERVGKNGVPFKIYKLRSMVVNAEKDGAVWATKNDARITKFGKFLRKSRLDEVPQFINVLKGEMSMIGPRPERPAFVKQLSKDLTFYEIRHVVKPGVTGWAQVKTDYGASVEDSLRKLQYDLYYIKHRGFFIDLNIIVKTLSTVLFYRGR